The Lycium ferocissimum isolate CSIRO_LF1 chromosome 10, AGI_CSIRO_Lferr_CH_V1, whole genome shotgun sequence genome window below encodes:
- the LOC132034117 gene encoding probable arabinosyltransferase ARAD1 has translation MMPFKNITTRSSSPCSIPSLFISLSILTILPLSLFFFHSSSTPNPQIKNLQTSSNSIKVYIPDLPRSLNYGLLEKYWSLNQDSRIGSEVDNEIRKTHVLKSARKFLPYPENPIIKQYSAEYWILGDLMTPESLKIGSFAKRVFSVEEADVIFVPFFATLSAEMQLIVNKGVFRKKEGNEDYERQRMVVDFLKKTEAWKRSGGRDHVFVITDPVAMWHVKAEVAPAVLLVVDFGGWYKLDSKASNDSSSSDMIHHTQVSLLKDVIVPYTHLLPRLPLSENQKRETLLYFKGAKHRHRVSIINFFQKEKKLWDLLINEPRIVMEEGFPNATGKEQSIKGMRTSEFCLHPAGDTPTSCRLFDAIQSLCIPVIVSDNIELPFEGMVDYSEFSVFVAVSDALQPSWLVNHLRSYSDEQKDTFRRNMARVQPIFEYENGQPGGIGPISPDGAINYIWKKVHQKLPMIKEAIIREKRKPPGVSVPLRCHCT, from the exons ATGATGCCATTCAAGAACATCACAACACGTTCAAGTTCACCTTGTAGTATCCCATCTCTCTTCATATCCCTTTCTATACTCACCATTCTACcactctctcttttcttcttccattcCTCATCAACCCCAAATCCACAAATCAAGAACCTTCAAACATCATCCAATTCCATCAAAGTTTACATACCAGATCTTCCAAGATCTCTCAACTATGGCCTATTAGAAAAATACTGGTCTTtaaatcaagattcaagaattggGAGTGAAGTGGataatgaaataagaaaaaccCATGTTCTTAAAAGTGCAAGAAAGTTCCTTCCTTATCCAGAAAACCCAATAATTAAACAGTATAGTGCTGAGTATTGGATCTTGGGTGATTTAATGACACCTGAAAGTTTAAAAATTGGATCTTTTGCTAAAAGGGTGTTTAGTGTTGAAGAAGCTGATGTgatttttgttcctttttttgcAACATTGAGTGCTGAGATGCAGTTGATTGTGAATAAAGGTGTGTTTAGGAAGAAAGAGGGGAATGAGGATTATGAGAGACAAAGAATGGTTGtggattttttgaaaaaaactgAGGCTTGGAAACGATCTGGTGGACGTGATCATGTGTTTGTTATTACTG ACCCTGTTGCAATGTGGCATGTGAAGGCTGAGGTTGCTCCAGCAGTTCTCCtggtggttgattttggtgGGTGGTACAAGCTTGACTCTAAAGCGTCCAATGACAGCTCATCATCTGACATGATACACCACACTCAAGTTTCATTGCTGAAGGATGTAATTGTGCCTTATACTCATCTACTTCCTCGTTTGCCCTTATCTGAAAACCAGAAACGAGAAACTCTTCTTTACTTCAAAGGAGCTAAACATAGGCATCGGGTCAGTATTATTAACTTTTTCCAGAA GGAAAAAAAGCTATGGGACTTGCTAATAAATGAGCCCAGAATAGTGATGGAGGAAGGCTTTCCAAATGCAACTGGAAAGGAACAGTCTATAAAGGGAATGAGGACTTCAGAGTTCTGCTTGCACCCTGCAGGGGACACACCAACCTCATGCCGACTTTTTGATGCCATTCAAAGTCTTTGTATTCCTGTCATTGTTAGCGACAACATTGAGCTGCCATTTGAGGGGATGGTGGATTATTCAGAATTTTCGGTGTTTGTTGCAGTTAGTGATGCCCTGCAGCCAAGTTGGCTCGTGAACCATCTTAGGAGCTACTCCGACGAGCAAAAGGATACGTTTCGCCGTAATATGGCTAGGGTACAGCCCATTTTTGAGTATGAAAATGGTCAACCAGGTGGTATTGGTCCTATATCTCCAGATGGTGCTATTAATTACATATGGAAAAAGGTTCACCAAAAACTGCCCATGATTAAAGAAGCTATTATCCGTGAGAAGAGGAAACCTCCCGGTGTCTCAGTTCCGCTTCGTTGCCATTGTACTTGA
- the LOC132034116 gene encoding uncharacterized protein LOC132034116 produces MSLACLVCHSVESPSQSFRSYSVSSSDNDGRCSAIANCLIKKISLGHPAANGGITTSKVTPQPTDTSNGITGPPRLVRSRAVRRDLVRDWNFDEVALER; encoded by the coding sequence ATGAGTCTGGCATGTCTGGTATGCCATAGTGTAGAAAGCCCATCACAGTCCTTCAGAAGTTACTCAGTTTCAAGTTCTGACAATGATGGAAGATGTTCTGCGATTGCCAATTGCTTGATCAAGAAGATATCGCTTGGCCACCCTGCTGCAAATGGCGGCATCACAACCTCTAAAGTGACCCCTCAGCCTACTGATACAAGTAATGGCATAACAGGCCCACCACGGCTCGTTAGAAGCCGTGCTGTGAGGAGGGATCTAGTCAGAGACTGGAACTTTGATGAGGTTGCATTGGAGCGTTAG
- the LOC132035542 gene encoding protein PELPK1-like produces the protein MGSQMKKQWLQFACAFAFFLIATCTTAYSPYSDKPPVPTYSKVPTTVAKSDDYKVPSVPKQDYKAPSLSKNDYYKKPSVPEDNYKKVSSVPKQDYKAASLPKNDYYKKPSVPENNYKKVPSLPKMEYKVPSVPQSEYKAPSLPKSDYYKKPSVPEDNYKKVPSVPKSSDYKVPSMPRHEYKLPSVPKQEYKAPSLPKNDYYKKPSVPENNYKKVPSVPKSSDYKVPSIPIQEYKAPSMPKPEYKVPSLLKNDYHKKPSVPEDNYKKVPSVPKANNYKVPSVPKSEYKVPSLPKNNYNKKPSPSPPPPYYYTPSSFSITTSSILLNFHLS, from the coding sequence ATGGGGAGCCAAATGAAGAAGCAATGGCTTCAATTTGCTTGTGCTTTCGcatttttcttgattgcaaCATGCACTACGGCATATTCACCTTATTCTGATAAACCTCCAGTTCCAACATACAGTAAAGTACCAACCACAGTAGCCAAAAGTGATGATTACAAGGTACCTTCAGTGCCTAAACAGGACTATAAGGCACCATCTTTGTCAAAGAATGATTACTACAAGAAGCCATCAGTTCCAGAAGATAACTACAAAAAAGTGTCATCAGTGCCTAAACAGGATTACAAGGCGGCATCTTTGCCAAAGAATGATTACTACAAGAAACCATCAGTTCCAGAAAATAACTACAAGAAGGTACCCTCATTGCCTAAAATGGAATACAAGGTGCCCTCAGTGCCTCAATCGGAATACAAGGCGCCATCTTTGCCAAAGAGTGATTACTATAAAAAGCCATCGGTTCCAGAAGATAACTACAAGAAGGTACCATCTGTTCCAAAAAGTAGCGACTACAAGGTTCCCTCAATGCCTAGACATGAATACAAGTTGCCCTCAGTGCCTAAACAGGAATACAAGGCACCATCTTTACCAAAAAATGATTACTACAAAAAGCCATCGGTTCCAGAAAATAACTACAAGAAGGTACCATCTGTTCCAAAAAGTAGTGATTACAAGGTGCCCTCAATACCTATACAGGAATACAAGGCTCCCTCAATGCCTAAACCGGAATATAAGGTGCCATCTTTGCTGAAAAACGACTACCACAAGAAGCCATCAGTTCCAGAAGATAACTACAAGAAGGTGCCATCAGTTCCAAAAGCTAACAACTACAAGGTACCCTCAGTACCTAAATCGGAATACAAAGTTCCTTCTTTGCCAAAAAATAACTACAACAAGAAACCATCACCTTCTCCTCCACCACCTTACTATTACACCCCCTCCTCCTTCTCCATCACCACCTCCTCCatattattaaattttcatCTTTCATGA